In Halobacteroides halobius DSM 5150, the genomic window TCTTAACTAGATTCCTCCTTTAACTCCATAGCAGTCGATTCTGTATATAAAAAGTATTGTTGAATAGTCATTATTAAATTAGAAGTAAACCAATACAATAAAACTCCTGAAGGTAAGCTATAACCAATAAAAACGATTAGCAAAGGCATAAATAAAAGCATTTTGTTATTTGCTGCATCATTACCAGATAATTTCTGGGTTAATAAACTTTGTCCTAGCATAGTTAAACCAGTTAAGACCACTAAAGGAAGATAAGGGTCACTTAAATCTGGCACCATAAGAAATGATTGTCCAGTTAATTCCTGCCACCCTCTTAACCCTCTAAACAAACCAAACAAAATTGGCATCTGTACTAACAAAGGTAAACATCCTGAAGCTGGATTCACCTGATGTTTTTGGTATAACTCCATTGTTTTTTGTTGAAATTCTTGTTTGTCATCGCCATATTTTTCTTTTAATTCTTCCATCTTAGGTTGTAATTCCTGCATCTTTTTCATAGAACGAGTCTGTTTAGCTACTAGTGGAAATAAAACAACTCTAACAGCTACAGTTAATGAGATAATAGCTAAACCATAGCTCCCTGTAAATCCATAAAACCAAATTAATAGACTTTGCATAAAATCTCCTAACCAGCCAAATATTCCAAGCGAAAACATTTCTAACAAAATAAAACCTCCTTAATCTACTGGGTCATAACCTCCTGGATGAAATGGATGACACTTTAATATTCGTTTAAGTGAGATCCAACTACCTTTAAACAATCCATACTTCTCTAAAGCATGAATTGAATAAGTTGAACAAGTAGGGCGAAACCGACAACTACTTCTAGGCTTTAGTGGAGAAATAAACTTTTGATATAATTT contains:
- a CDS encoding YidC/Oxa1 family membrane protein insertase; amino-acid sequence: MFSLGIFGWLGDFMQSLLIWFYGFTGSYGLAIISLTVAVRVVLFPLVAKQTRSMKKMQELQPKMEELKEKYGDDKQEFQQKTMELYQKHQVNPASGCLPLLVQMPILFGLFRGLRGWQELTGQSFLMVPDLSDPYLPLVVLTGLTMLGQSLLTQKLSGNDAANNKMLLFMPLLIVFIGYSLPSGVLLYWFTSNLIMTIQQYFLYTESTAMELKEESS
- the yidD gene encoding membrane protein insertion efficiency factor YidD; translation: MKLVTKSLIKLVKLYQKFISPLKPRSSCRFRPTCSTYSIHALEKYGLFKGSWISLKRILKCHPFHPGGYDPVD